The window ttttttttttttttttggtaatttgcTAACAAAATTCTTATGTAACTTGTTTTTGGTTTTTACGAATTTCGGAGTTGCGCTGATCATATAAATAATGAGCTTTAGTTGGTTATTAATCCTATTATGCTGCATCAATGAAATTAGCAACAACATtttaaatttattgatttttatttgctTACAACATTGTATAGAAAAAATGGGTATGTCTAAAATGAGCTCAACAATTATGTGTTTATTGAATAAGCCACACTCATATAgaccattagattttattagataaaaatcaaagattaatataaaagaagagcattgatggacactaataaatatagaatatcctaatacataaataaatactttaaatggcaacagaatcttttatttttaaataattaaatataaaatatataaatataaaatatatgagtttttttatttattaaaattaattattatacaaaactttttataatattaaaaaattatattaaaataatattttaaactgtaatataaaaatataaaataattaaaattttatttcatattacttgacaaataattaaattattatatttaaaatttattaactaattatttttattaaagatattattatataatataattttttataaaaatattttaaaaatataatttatttaaaatattatatataatatataaaaatattaatttttttatttttttcaatttttttagaaaaatagaataaataataaaattttaaatacatacctaaataaaaaagttaatattttcatgtattatatataaattttttaaattttacttttacaaatattttgataaaaaattatatgatataataatatatttaacaaagtaattagttaataaattttaaatataataatctaattatttgtcaagtaatataaaataaattttaattattttatatttttatattgtagtttaaagtatcattttaatattataaaaaaatttacataataattaaccttaatgaataaaaaaaatattttttgtatttatttattttatattttttagaacaaaaaatttCTACTTTTATGTAGTAAAATATGTGATAatcttcttaatatatatattaggggTGACAAAACGGATCGAGTCCGTCGAGTCGACCCGTCGAACCCGCTAAAAAGGTGGGTCGGGCTAAGATTTGAaacatgttaaattaaaaaaatttacgaaACTCGcaaaatttttatgcaaatttttttataatattaaaaaatcatattgaaatgatattttaaattgttatacggtaacaaatttaatatgttttttttattttaatgttattatatgattataattatttaatatatgaaaaAATTACTAGATAGTATATAGATTTGGGGTGGCAATGTGGGCCGGCCCGCCCCGTCCCACCTAGGCCCGCACCATAAACGGAATGGACCGATCCGCCTCGCCAACTAAAGTGGGTATAAAATGCTAGCCCGTTtgactttgttttctttttttttttaaataaaatttatttaaattaactaaaaaataataattaaaaaattaaatacaaataaaaaatagtcaaattataatataatttttttactatctttttttaaatttttaactccaataaaattgttcaaaataatatttgtcaatagaaccatctttattttaaaaaataagtcacataatttgaacatatatacgaaattgtaaaataaaataaataaagtcacataattggaacatatatacataatttggcgattttttttaatttgacaggtTTCAAATCTTAGCCCGACCTACCTTTTTTAGCGGATTCAGCAGGTCGGCCCAACGGATTCGACTTGTTTTACcacccctaatatatatatatatatatatatatatatatatatatatatatatattaataagaaGATTATGACATATTTTACTATATAAAGGTAgagattttttattctaaaaaatataaaataaatacatacaagaaatataagtttttttattcattaaaattaattattatataattattttataatattaaaataatattttaaactacaacataaaaatataaaataattaaattattatatttaaaatttattaactaattattttgttaaatatattattatataatataatttttttatcaaaatatttgtaaaagtaaaatttatttaaaacattatagataatacatgaaaatattaaattttttatttagatatgtatttaaaattatattatttattcttttttttaattaaaaaaatgaaaaattaatatttttatgtattatatataatattttaaaaaaattatatttttaaaatatttttataaaaaattatattatataataatatctttaataaaagtagttagttaataaattttaaaaataataatcgaattatttatcaagtaatataaaataaaattttaataattttatatttttatgttattgtttaaaatattattttaatataatatttttaatattataaaaaaattttacataataattaattttaataaataaaaaatactcatatattttatatttaattatttaagaataaaagattttgttgccgtttaaagtattgtgtattaaagtattgccatttaaagaatttatttatgtattaggatattttatatttattagagttcatcaatactcttcttttatattagcctttgattttcatctaataaaatctaatggtcTATATGAGTATGGCTTATTCAATAAGCACATAATTGTTGAGCTCGTTTTAGACATACCCAGAAAAAATGTTTAAATTTGTGTTATGTGAGGGGTAAATATTGGTTTTATTTTGGATGCGAGAGTTATTGTCACAATCGTGTTAGTTGTAACTATAATTAAGGGTTAgggtatttattttaataattgcgACTTTTGGGCTAGTAGCATAGTTATCAAATTCGGTTCGATCTGGTCGATTTGATTGGAAATCCAGTCATTCGATTATTTGATCGAATCGAACTACTCGTTGAATCGTTTATATAATAATAGACTCGGAAAAACTCAGTTCGATCCGACGGATTTTATGTGAAACCAATGACTCGGCCGGTTAATCCAACCCGATCCGGGTCgtgtttattaatattttttctgaAACAGCGTCGTTTCAGGCCAAGCTAACTCCTCCCCACCTCCCCCCCAAAACTCCTTCTTTGAATGAACCCTAACCCACTGGTTTGAGTGGAACCACCCCCCTGGTAACCCCAGCCAGCCTCACCTCGTCTCTCTCCTCACCTCATCAGTCGTCAGTTTGTCACTTTCAGTCTCTGGGTCTCTCACCTCGTCACTCTCTCTGGGTCTCTCACCTCATCGTTCTCTCAGTCTCTCACCGTGCCCCTGCGTTCGCTTCGTCAAAACCAGTGAAGCAGCATCTGCTCCCTCGGGTAGTGGTGGTGGAGGTCGTCTTCTCAACCAAGTGAGCTCCAGTTTTCGACCCTGTTCTTTCTCTACTTCAATGTTGATTTTGGTAAATCTGGTGGTTGTTGAATGTAGTTGTTgctgttttatttagtttttagagttgttgttgctgttcttTCTCTGATTCAATGTTAATTTCGGTGAACCTGAGCAAATTTTAGAGTTGTTGCTGTTCTTTCTATTTGTTGAATGTTAGTTTTTTAGAGTTGTTGTTGGTGAATCTCAGCAAATTTTAATtagaattgttgttgaatctggtAGTTGTTACTGTTGTATTTGGTTTTTTAGAGTTGTTGAACAAGGAAATTGATTAAGATAATGATGGATCGAGAGACAATGCTATGGAAGATATGGATGCAaatcaaaatgagaaaaatgttAATCAAGCTCCAAATTTATCCTATGAAGATATTGATATCGACTTTGAGATCATCCCTTGCACTTGATTTACCGATTGTATTATCTTTTACTTGCCTTTGtcgatttaaattgaaaaattattttgtaatagaaactaatttattattatttttagataattagttatgtttaaaattgatattaaattattaatgtttataaaaacttatattttaaattttaaaatattattttaatttttttatataattttattttattttgttttttagttATGACCAGTTAATCGAGTGAATCAGTGATTCATCGGTTAAATCTGTAATCCGATGACTCGATCATATGAGGGATGAATTAACAGTTTGGTTTTAATAACTATAGTTAATAGTGATTTAATGTTGTTGGATATTTGAGATGGATGCATGCTAATTGAAATTCAAACAATTAGTATAGAGTAATGTTTGGTTACGTTCTAACCATAAGTGAACAATAACCCATTTGAACAAGGAAGAGTATTGAGAAAGTTTGATGGAGCCAATGGATTGACTATTTTGACTTATGAGACCAATTAGTCCATTAGTAAGgattttcaaaatgaaaaaggtGATTACATGTGAAAGTAGTGCTACAGAATAGAGGGAGGGTTTCAGATAGGGATGGCAATGGAATATGATGGACAGACACGGATTTATATAGTGAAATGGGGGCACTTCCCCACTCTCatttcaattttatatatatatatatatatatatatatatatatatatatatatatatatatatatattatttttaattttaaataattttattataaataatctaaatctaattatttaaaattccaaattcactttatttttttattattttagctattaattaacttaattaaatttaatcttttttcattctcaaattttagtctttatttttttattctcttaatcGTGgtcttaattttatatttttaatctttttttttatttcttatctagtgattatatttttttcataaaaaaatattatttactctattaatttagaatatatatttttttatttttagaaattgtaatgaaaaatatttaaaaagaagttaccactaaaaattatttttaaaaattgtaatgaatatatattttttctatttgtaGAGTAACAACatgaaaaaattattagtttaaattttaaaatatagatgagatataaattaattaaggtAGATCTAAACAGTAATAAACATATatcgaattttattttttaaatccgtcaaaattatatttttaatattattttattattttaaaaataatatttttatacctataaaaattaatttttttataattatatgtacTCGTATTtcatttacactataaacaaaATACGTGAAGTACATTCATTTTTACGTATTACGTGTGCACCCATAATACATGTTTAAAAATTTTTCCATATAAAATATGAGATACAATGCATTTTGGTAAAAACGTTATAATTGATGTAAATCGATAattaatagaattatttaatttatataaataaaaaatccgtAGAAATTGAGATTCAGCAAAACCTTTTTGTTCAAAATAACCAATTATATTGGGACATAATTCATATACCATGAAATCCTAGATAAAAAAacatgcatagactaccgaatcATTCATCATATTTTGAAATTTCAGAATTTTTGTTGAGATGAACTAGACTAAATCTCCATTTTAGTCTCTGAGATTCACGCAATTATctattttgatcttcaaaattcaaaactatcTATAATGGTGTCTTAGATACACCTTTTGGCATCATTTTGGTCCCTAACTTCTTTCTGGTTGACGTAGCAAGATTTGTATTTAAACCCAATGTGGTATCTGAAACTCTAATTTATTCCCATTATTGTTCTGAGTTCCTTTCTTCTTtatcttccttcttccttctttttcaatttcctCTTCTCCTTGTTCTTCTTTGTCGTTCATAGCCATTAGTAGAGAAACCATGATTTAATGTGGGAGCACCGTAGCTAGAAGCTCAATTCGCTCTCTTTAGAGTAGTAATTAGGTCAGATTGCAACCGGTCATCTCTCTCAACCTCTTGGCGACGGCAGCTACTCTTTTTGCCACTGCCAACTCCTCCTCCTTccattctctcttctcttctttttcctaTGTTTTGTCTTTCTCTTATTTAAATTCTCATCCTTACAAGAGCAAAGGTTACCGAAAGCTTCTTCGTTAAAAAACCCCATCTTTCCAAAATAACCCTTTTTTCTATTGTTGAATCTGATTTTAAAATAGGTTTATAAGTGATTGATGTTGTTCTTCTTAGTATTATAGGCAGTGGAAATAGATTGCATGTGAGAAAGTGTGGCTATGTAATGGGTGGACGGTTCATGAGGTGGGGTGAACCTATGAAGTGTGCTGGCAATAGATAGGGATATGAAGTGCAAGGGATGGTGAGAGTGATGGTGATGATAGGTAATGGTGGTGAAAGGATGACAACGGTGGTGGTAAtagtaatgataataataaaaagagaaaagtgaCGAAGAAGCAGCAAAAAAGGAAGAGAACAACATTAATAATGTGCATAAATTAAGATTTCAGAGACCAAATTGGATCCTAAATCAAATCTTGTTATGTCACCTAGCTGTTACAGCTCCTAGCATGTCAATATTTTGCCCGAGAACAACATTAATAATGTGCATAAATTAAGATTTCAGAGACCAAATTGGATCCTAAATCAAATCTTGTTATGTCACCTAGCTGTTACAGCTCCTAGCATGTCAATATTTTGCCCCCTAAGCATTTCATTAACCAACTCAGCGTCGAAAAGAACCTAGGGACTAAAATGGAACCTAGGGACTAAAATGGTGCCCGAAACTATATCTGAAATACTACTATGTGTAATTTTGAATTTCGGGAATCAAAATATACTACTATGTGTAATTTTGAATTTcggaaatcaaaataaataatcgcgtaaatctcaaaaatcaaaataggaaTTTAGTCGATAATCTAAATGGATTATatcatcactttttttttttttgacgatTATCACTAAACCTAAATCTAAACGGTAGAAATGTCATCAAATTAATCCATTTCTAGGTACTCAGTTATGGTTGCCATTCCCCCATAGCAATTATCACGTAAAAGTGAGTGTCATCAAACATAATGGTAAATGTCATCATGTTTCAAAAATCCCTCGGGTCAAACTATAGAGATGGGGACGAGAGAGACAACATATCTTCCCCCAAAATATCTATGCATTCATTATACAAGGCCAAAGAGTCACAAGAAGTCTCCATGCTGAAATCTTCCTGCTGTTTTGGCATCTCAAAATGCTGGGGTCGGAATGCTATCTTGGAGGATAGATGGCTAACAAATGTTCCTCTAAGTTTATGCAAATGCTGACAAGATATTCTTCTTAAGTGTCAACTCATCAGCCTTTGACGGGCTAACAGCCTGCATCAATCAAACATGGACCATTGAGTACAAAAAATGTAAATTTGCTTCAGAATtatgtctaattttatttttcttgatttagttttttttttttttttgggttgataAAGGGAAAAAAACAACTATGGCAGTGGGATCATCCGAGAGAAGAGAACCAATAGAAGAAGGGGGAACAAGACAGATGCaggcccaaatcaaaataatgacccaaacgGATAACTATAGGACAGATGTTTTCTCGACACATCCCCGACAACCTTGTGAATAAGAAGCCTTCATTTTAAGGTTAAAAGGTATTTTTATGATGTGACTTCTTCCTCAATATTCCTTGACAAAAACAAGTTCTTATAAAAACTGCTTATAATTTATGAAATGATTTCTTGACAGATATAAACTTTTTCCTTCAATGTCCCCTTTTTTTCTACAAAATAGTTcaaaataaagcaataaaaataagttaaacctTGGTTATTTTAACTGAGAATATTACCTTCTCAAGAATGCGCTCTAGGCGCTGGATTTCATTCTTGGCATAATCAGAACCTTTCTCAGTAAATTTCTTTGCAGCCTTCACGTACATCTTTCCGTACCTAGTGAAACAGAGTTATATTATTGCATCCAGGTTAACAACTATCTGAACAAGAAAACCATTAGAATTAGGCATCTCTGCCCTAACTGCTTCCTCTTAAACTTTTGGCCGTTAACAAGAAAAAGCACAGCGACGCCAACATAGAAGCAATTCAATTACGGCAACTACATAATGGTGATGTTACCTTGAAGCAGAACCCTGGAGCTTATCAACTTCCTCTTCAATGCGGGAAAATACAGCCTTTTTATCTTCATCACCGGCAGCAACAAACTCCTTTACCAAGGCATCCAAGCTTTCAACAATACCAGCCTACAAAAAAGTATCAAATATATGAACAAAATGCAGAACATAAACTCCGAAACCACCACCACAAGGAGAAAAAAAGTTCTTGTTTGTCCCCTCTTAAATAGCATATTACTCACTTTTGATGTAAGCTGCCCTTTCCCATCACGACTTGTACCACATTTCTCATTGATAAATGTCACAAAGTCATCCAAGTCCCTCCCACCTTCATAATCTTGTCCAGCTTTGTTGGTCTTTGGAAAGAACTTCAATGTAGGAAACCCACTCACATCATACCTGCACAAAGATTCCAGCAGATCCAAATTATTTATCATATTGTGATCTTCCGGGCCTATGATCTTCACCACCTTTGTTGCTCATGTTTTATCAGACTTTAATCATCTGTTTCACTTCATTTATAATATACTGAAGTGAGCACATGAGCTGAGAAATATAACCCATGACATCATACTAGAGGTAAAACTGCACCATGActtgaaaaaaaaacaaagacaaaCAATGAAGCCTTTCAACATGTGCCTTCATCTTAAAATAACTCCCTTCTTCGGTTGGAATATTCAGAAAGATTTATGCCTATCGAACACTAGTTTTCTTAACAAAATAGATCGGGTGGTTAAAACGTACTTTTCAGCAAGATCCCTGTATTTATCAGCATCGAGATTCGCAATCACTACATCTTCCTCAAGTTTAAACGCTGTGGCAACTTTCTCATAAGTCTACAGGTGGAATAAAAATAGTGAAACTTCATATTATTTAACCCAACATtaaattgataacaaggtaaaataAGATATTTACTTACAGGAGCAAGGTTTTTACAGTGTCCACACCtaacagaattacaaaagtcaatAAGATTTAGTGATAAGAGTTTTTGAACTTattgagaatatatatatatatatatatatatatatatatatatatatatatatatatatatatatatatatataacataaactAAGCCTACAAACACttaagaaaaacaacaacaaaagaaaaagtaactAAGATAAAAAGTTAGCAcaataacaatataaaattaCAGCCAAGTACCATGGTGCATAAAACTCAACCAATACATCCTTAGTTTCATCCAGAACAATGTCGTTAAAATTCTCAGCTGTGAGCACGACAACATTGGAGGGAGTTGCAGCAATCTTCACATTGGTTCCTGTAAACAAAATCCCTTGTCAGAAAGTACCACTATACGTGCAAGGatgaaaaaaataacattaaaagaGAATAAGGTATAAGTTAAAGATAACTAAAAATTGGGCTGACGCTCCACCTCATCACTAGTAAAGCTAAAATAACTAGATGAGGTGTGCAGAGTGCAGACTATGTTTTACTATGTGACATGACCAATGGTGTAAGATATTTGATTCCACATATCACATATGACCTATTCAGGAAGCTACTGATAGGAACAGGTTTGGATTGGTTTATAGGAGGAGAGGTAAGGAGTAGATAAGCTGAATTTTCACtacttaattcataattgttgCTGGTTGGCTGCTGGTTAGCTCTATTAAGCTAGTATAGCAGGTTAGCAGCAGTAGTTCTAGGCTTAACTGCTGCCAATAAATACTAGGGATTAGTTAGTTCTAGTTAGTGAGAAAATTCTGTTCAGTTTGTTAGTTCAGGAGAGGAAAATTCTCTCCACAGTTGGTTAGATCCAACTGTGTATTTCAAACAGTACCTCCTTCTGTATTgacaaactcagcaagtgattctGCAGTGCGTGGCCCCTCGTACCtacagatatatttaaaattcaGGTATTAAGCATGAAGGAATGACAGCTTTGACAAAACAGGTAACCATGAAATGAGATAAAATATAGTATCAATATATGTTTTGAATGGGCAATGTCTCCTCACTTTTTGGGTTCCAAAGATCCCTTTGGGAACCACTGAATTGTTGGGTACCCAGAGACACCATATTTGCTGCAAACACTCTTGTGTTCATCACAGTCCACCTGCAACACGTTAAAAAGTAAGCCTTTTCAATTTATCAATGACAAAGGTCAACAAGAAACCATAAAGCATACAAGGGCAAGCATTATATGGAATGTGAACCAAGTCTTATTACTTTTCACAGTCTGTCC is drawn from Arachis hypogaea cultivar Tifrunner chromosome 12, arahy.Tifrunner.gnm2.J5K5, whole genome shotgun sequence and contains these coding sequences:
- the LOC112727518 gene encoding probable protein disulfide-isomerase A6, with amino-acid sequence MHRKLDNGILAAQLHSRKKIWSRGLALGVLVFALVFVSVSADDVVVLTEDNFEKEVGQDRGALVEFYAPWCGHCKKLAPEYEKLGSSFKKAKSVLIGKVDCDEHKSVCSKYGVSGYPTIQWFPKGSLEPKKYEGPRTAESLAEFVNTEGGTNVKIAATPSNVVVLTAENFNDIVLDETKDVLVEFYAPWCGHCKNLAPTYEKVATAFKLEEDVVIANLDADKYRDLAEKYDVSGFPTLKFFPKTNKAGQDYEGGRDLDDFVTFINEKCGTSRDGKGQLTSKAGIVESLDALVKEFVAAGDEDKKAVFSRIEEEVDKLQGSASRYGKMYVKAAKKFTEKGSDYAKNEIQRLERILEKAVSPSKADELTLKKNILSAFA